The following are from one region of the Bactrocera oleae isolate idBacOlea1 chromosome 6, idBacOlea1, whole genome shotgun sequence genome:
- the LOC106616908 gene encoding trypsin-1 has translation MHPQKSTLRLLLIVCLTQWVRATTKDYIDLLELPDNDEFLWSRHDNENAYSKAHSHSNEYNSTGGGSDYLMRHILKKRQVIFQQNKDYGECRTALGEVGRCRHPLYCRIPELKDDVWRLISQLCIIEQNSIGICCTQHTESRSSPQVISDVNNNGLEEARIVNKPEQRGCGLTTKQFPRITGGRPAEPDEWPWMAALIRPGLPYVWCGGALVTDRHVLTAGHCVHKFKLEDIFVRLGEYNTQMINETRARDFRIANMVIHIDYDPLTYENDIALLRLDRATLFNTYIWPVCMPPIGQSWEGQVGVVTGWGTQTFAGPHSEILMEVLLPIWKLADCRGAMVERIPDTVMCAGVREGGQDSCQGDSGGPLLVQLPNRRWVTVGIVSWGVRCGEANRPGMYTSVNHYMHWILQNSDI, from the exons ATGCACCCACAAAAATCGACACTTCGACTACTTCTTATCGTCTGTTTAACACAATGGGTTCGAGCAACAACTAAGGACTATATTG ATCTACTCGAATTGCCTGACAACGATGAATTTCTATGGAGTCGGCACGATAATGAAAATGCATATAGCAAAGCGCATTCACATTCTAACGAATATAACAGTACAGGTGGCGGTAGTGATTATTTGATGCGTCACATATTGAAGAAGCGACAAGTGATTTTCCAA CAAAACAAAGATTACGGCGAATGTCGCACTGCATTGGGCGAAGTCGGGCGCTGTCGGCATCCGCTTTACTGTCGCATTCCCGAGTTAAAGGATGATGTCTGGCGCTTGATCTCGCAGTTGTGCATTATCGAACAAAA TTCAATCGGCATATGTTGCACACAACATACGGAGTCTCGCTCCAGTCCACAGGTTATCAGCGACGTAAACAATAATGGCTTGGAAGAGGCGCGCATTGTCAACAAACCCGAACAACGCGGTTGCGGTCTTACCACCAAACAGTTCCCACGCATCACTGGCGGTCGACCGGCTGAACCCGATGAATGGCCTTGGATGGCTGCTTTGATACGTCCCGGTTTGCCGTATGTCTGGTGCGGTGGTGCGCTGGTCACCGATCGTCATGTGCTCACTGCGGGCCATTGCGTGCATAAATTCAAATTGGAAGATATATTTGTGCGCTTGGGCGAGTACAATACACAGATGATTAATGAGACGCGTGCGCGTGATTTTCGCATTGCTAATATGGTCATACATATAGATTACGATCCGTTGACATATGAGAATGATATAGCTTTGCTGCGTCTGGATCGTGCCACACTATTTAATACGTATATTtggccagtttgtatgccaCCGATTGGTCAAAGTTGGGAGGGGCAGGTCGGCGTCGTAACCGGTTGGGGTACACAAACCTTCGCCGGTCCACATTCGGAAATACTTATGGAg GTGTTGCTGCCCATTTGGAAGCTTGCTGATTGCCGCGGCGCAATGGTTGAACGCATACCGGACACTGTGATGTGTGCTGGCGTGCGCGAAGGCGGCCAAGACTCATGTCAAGGTGATAGCGGTGGTCCACTGCTGGTGCAATTGCCTAATCGACGCTGGGTCACAGTGGGTATTGTCTCTTGGGGTGTACGTTGCGGCGAAGCCAATCGTCCTGGCATGTACACTAGCGTTAATCATTATATGCATTGGATACTACAAAACTcagatatttaa
- the Lon gene encoding lon protease homolog, mitochondrial isoform X2 — protein sequence MLTRLLKHRTLTRSIGTLVAQEQHARHSLIRSNWRYGSLQRRIDASSGALLLRSTTISARNYCTNRKKDEEEELEADSTEYVVNKDPQLPATVAVPEVWPHLPLLATRRNPVFPRFMKILEVSNPIVIDLIRRKVKLNQPYVGVFMKKDNENESEVVEKLDEVYNVGTFAQIQELQDLGDKLRMVVVAHRRIKITGQILEDLIPTPKAEEQTELERRKLTRKTRSGRISKRDGNQGAKATIDQAEEVVPPTANVVPPAAGTTQVPPTAGSVTQPVLMVEVENVKHEQYKQTEEVKALTQEVIKTIRDIITMNPLYRESLQQMLHQNQRVVDNPVYLCDLGASLSAAEPEELQKIMEEMDIPKRLLLALALLKKELELSKLQQKIGREVEEKVKQQHRKYILQEQLKVIKKELGIEKDDKDAIGEKYREKLKDKTVPENVMTVIDEELNKLNFLESHSSEFNVTRNYLDWLTSLPWGVTSTENLSLEQAQDILDHDHYGMEDIKKRILEFIAVSHLKGSTQGKILCFHGPPGVGKTSIARSIARALNREYFRFSVGGMTDVAEIKGHRRTYVGAMPGKLIQCLKKTKTENPLVLIDEVDKIGKGYQGDPSSALLELLDPEQNANFLDHYLDVPVDLSHVLFICTANVIDTIPEPLRDRMELIEMSGYVAEEKMAIARQYLIPQAMRDCGITGEHIDIEDDSLKTLIRSYCRESGVRNLQKHIEKIVRKVAYRFVKKEGSHFTITADNLTTFLGKHIFSSDRMYEDTPPGVVMGLAWTAMGGSSLYIETASRRASKLVKDDDAGGSIHLTGNLGTVMKESAQIALTVARNYLRSKNEDNTFLEKGHIHLHVPEGSTPKDGPSAGVTIVTALISLATNRPVRQNLAMTGEVSLKGRVLPVGGIKEKTIAAKRSGITCIILPEENKKDFAELPAYITDGIEAHFATSYEDVYKIAFPN from the exons atgttaactcgtCTTCTGAAACACCGCACATTGACACGCAGTATTGGTACGCTCGTGGCGCAAGAGCAACATGCGAGACACTCTTTAATACGTTCAAATTGGCGTTATGGATCACTTCAGCGGCGTATCGACGCCAGCAGCGGAGCCTTATTACTACGATCAACGACAATCAGCGCACGCAACTATTGCACCAACCGTAAAAAAGATGAGGAAGAAGAGTTGGAAGCTGACTCGACAGAATACGTTGTGAATAAGGATCCGCAATTGCCGGCGACTGTGGCGGTGCCAGAAGTGTGGCCGCATTTGCCGCTGCTAGCGACGCGACGTAATCCAGTATTTCCGCGCTTTATGAAAATTCTAGAA GTTTCAAATCCAATAGTTATTGATTTGATAAGACGCAAGGTTAAGTTAAATCAGCCATATGTAGGCGTATTCATGAAGAAGGACAATGAAAATGAGTCGGAAGTGGTGGAAAAATTAGATGAAGTTTACAATGTGGGAACATTTGCACAGATACAAGAGCTGCAAGATTTGGGCGATAAACTACGTATGGTGGTTGTAGCTCACAGACGTATTAAAATTACTGGACAAATTTTAGAGGACCTAATTCCAACGCCGAAAG CTGAAGAACAAACTGAATTGGAACGTCGTAAGTTAACACGAAAAACGCGTTCGGGTCGCATATCCAAACGCGATGGTAATCAAGGTGCCAAGGCAACAATTGACCAAGCAGAAGAGGTAGTACCACCAACAGCAAATGTTGTACCGCCTGCAGCAGGAACAACACAAGTACCTCCAACAGCTGGCAGTGTTACTCAACCTGTGCTTATGGTTGAAGTAGAAAATGTGAAACAtgaacagtacaagcaaaccGAGGAAGTGAAAGCACTCACCCAGGAAGTGATAAAAACCATACGAGATATTATAACTATGAATCCATTATACAG gGAGAGTTTGCAGCAAATGTTGCACCAAAATCAACGTGTGGTAGATAATCCAGTATATCTGTGTGACCTAGGCGCATCGCTGTCTGCTGCAGAACCCGAGGAGCTGCAAAAGATCATGGAGGAAATGGAT ATACCCAAACGTTTGCTGCTTGCTCTGGCTTTGTTAAAAAAAGAGCTTGAATTATCGAAGTTGCAGCAGAAAATCGGCCGTGAAGTCGAGGAGAAGGTAAAACAGCAACATCGCAAATATATACTCCAAGAACAGCTTAAAGTGATTAAGAAAGAATTGGGTATAGAAAAAGATGATAAGGATGCGATTGGCGAGAAATATCGTGAGAAATTAAAAGACAAAACTGTGCCTGAAAATGTTATGACTGTTATTGATGAGGAATTGAACAAGCTGAATTTCTTGGAGAGCCACAGTTCAGAATTCAA tGTTACACGTAACTACCTAGACTGGTTAACCTCTCTACCATGGGGTGTTACCAGCACAGAAAATTTGAGTTTGGAACAGGCACAGGATATTTTGGATCATGATCACTACGGCATGGAAGATATTAAAAAACGTATTTTGGAATTTATTGCTGTGAGTCATTTGAAGGGCAGCACACAGGGTAAAATTCTCTGCTTCCATGGACCACCTGGTGTCGGCAAAACGAGCATAG CACGCTCAATTGCACGCGCTTTAAATCGTGAATATTTCCGCTTCAGTGTTGGCGGCATGACTGACGTTGCTGAAATAAAAGGTCACCGGCGCACATATGTAGGCGCCATGCCCGGTAAACTTATACAATGTTTAAAGAAGACAAAGACTGAGAATCCTTTGGTGCTTATCGATGAAGTAGACAAAATTGGCAA AGGCTACCAGGGCGACCCTAGTTCTGCTTTGCTTGAACTGCTTGATCCCGAACAAAATGCCAATTTTCTCGATCATTACCTAGATGTGCCCGTCGATCTATCTCATGTACTCTTCATTTGCACAGCAAACGTTATAGATACCATACCCGAGCCGTTGCGCGATCGTATGGAACTAATTGAGATGTCCGGCTATGTCGCCGAAGAGAAAATGGCAATTGCGCGTCAATATCTGATACCGCAAGCGATGCGAGACTGTGGCATTACTGGCGAACATATAGACATTGAAGACGATTCGTTGAAAACGCTGATTCGAAGCTATTGCCGCGAATCGGGTGTACGAAATTTGCAAAAACACATCGAAAAA attgtaCGTAAGGTGGCATACCGCTTTGTGAAAAAAGAAGGCTCACACTTCACGATAACCGCCGATAATCTAACCACGTTCCTTGGCAAACATATATTCTCATCAGATCGTATGTACGAAGATACACCACCTGGCGTTGTTATGGGTCTGGCATGGACCGCTATGGGTGGCTCTTCGCTGTACATTGAAACAGCTTCGCGCAGGGCTAGCAAGCTCGTAAAAGACGATGACGCTGGTGGTTCAATACACTTAACGGGTAACCTTGGTACTGTAATGAAGGAATCGGCACAAATTGCGCTAACCGTGGCGCGAAATTATCTGCGTTCTAAGAATGAAGATAATACTTTCTTAGAGAAAGG CCATATACATTTGCACGTGCCGGAAGGATCCACACCCAAGGATGGTCCCAGCGCCGGTGTTACTATAGTTACAGCGCTGATATCATTGGCAACAAATCGCCCGGTGCGACAGAATCTAGCAATGACCGGTGAGGTGTCGCTCAAAGGCAGAGTACTGCCCGTAGGTGGCATTAAAGAGAAGACGATTGCC gCGAAACGCTCAGGCATCACATGCATAATACTACCCGAAGAAAATAAGAAAGATTTTGCTGAATTACCCGCCTACATAACCGATGGCATTGAAGCACACTTCGCCACAAGCTACGaagatgtatataaaattgcttttccCAATTAG
- the Lon gene encoding lon protease homolog, mitochondrial isoform X1, producing the protein MLTRLLKHRTLTRSIGTLVAQEQHARHSLIRSNWRYGSLQRRIDASSGALLLRSTTISARNYCTNRKKDEEEELEADSTEYVVNKDPQLPATVAVPEVWPHLPLLATRRNPVFPRFMKILEVSNPIVIDLIRRKVKLNQPYVGVFMKKDNENESEVVEKLDEVYNVGTFAQIQELQDLGDKLRMVVVAHRRIKITGQILEDLIPTPKEKKTTIHFPLFNVKLNIPAEEQTELERRKLTRKTRSGRISKRDGNQGAKATIDQAEEVVPPTANVVPPAAGTTQVPPTAGSVTQPVLMVEVENVKHEQYKQTEEVKALTQEVIKTIRDIITMNPLYRESLQQMLHQNQRVVDNPVYLCDLGASLSAAEPEELQKIMEEMDIPKRLLLALALLKKELELSKLQQKIGREVEEKVKQQHRKYILQEQLKVIKKELGIEKDDKDAIGEKYREKLKDKTVPENVMTVIDEELNKLNFLESHSSEFNVTRNYLDWLTSLPWGVTSTENLSLEQAQDILDHDHYGMEDIKKRILEFIAVSHLKGSTQGKILCFHGPPGVGKTSIARSIARALNREYFRFSVGGMTDVAEIKGHRRTYVGAMPGKLIQCLKKTKTENPLVLIDEVDKIGKGYQGDPSSALLELLDPEQNANFLDHYLDVPVDLSHVLFICTANVIDTIPEPLRDRMELIEMSGYVAEEKMAIARQYLIPQAMRDCGITGEHIDIEDDSLKTLIRSYCRESGVRNLQKHIEKIVRKVAYRFVKKEGSHFTITADNLTTFLGKHIFSSDRMYEDTPPGVVMGLAWTAMGGSSLYIETASRRASKLVKDDDAGGSIHLTGNLGTVMKESAQIALTVARNYLRSKNEDNTFLEKGHIHLHVPEGSTPKDGPSAGVTIVTALISLATNRPVRQNLAMTGEVSLKGRVLPVGGIKEKTIAAKRSGITCIILPEENKKDFAELPAYITDGIEAHFATSYEDVYKIAFPN; encoded by the exons atgttaactcgtCTTCTGAAACACCGCACATTGACACGCAGTATTGGTACGCTCGTGGCGCAAGAGCAACATGCGAGACACTCTTTAATACGTTCAAATTGGCGTTATGGATCACTTCAGCGGCGTATCGACGCCAGCAGCGGAGCCTTATTACTACGATCAACGACAATCAGCGCACGCAACTATTGCACCAACCGTAAAAAAGATGAGGAAGAAGAGTTGGAAGCTGACTCGACAGAATACGTTGTGAATAAGGATCCGCAATTGCCGGCGACTGTGGCGGTGCCAGAAGTGTGGCCGCATTTGCCGCTGCTAGCGACGCGACGTAATCCAGTATTTCCGCGCTTTATGAAAATTCTAGAA GTTTCAAATCCAATAGTTATTGATTTGATAAGACGCAAGGTTAAGTTAAATCAGCCATATGTAGGCGTATTCATGAAGAAGGACAATGAAAATGAGTCGGAAGTGGTGGAAAAATTAGATGAAGTTTACAATGTGGGAACATTTGCACAGATACAAGAGCTGCAAGATTTGGGCGATAAACTACGTATGGTGGTTGTAGCTCACAGACGTATTAAAATTACTGGACAAATTTTAGAGGACCTAATTCCAACGCCGAAAG AGAAGAAGACGACAATACATTTTCCACTCTTTAATGTAAAATTGAACATCCCAGCTGAAGAACAAACTGAATTGGAACGTCGTAAGTTAACACGAAAAACGCGTTCGGGTCGCATATCCAAACGCGATGGTAATCAAGGTGCCAAGGCAACAATTGACCAAGCAGAAGAGGTAGTACCACCAACAGCAAATGTTGTACCGCCTGCAGCAGGAACAACACAAGTACCTCCAACAGCTGGCAGTGTTACTCAACCTGTGCTTATGGTTGAAGTAGAAAATGTGAAACAtgaacagtacaagcaaaccGAGGAAGTGAAAGCACTCACCCAGGAAGTGATAAAAACCATACGAGATATTATAACTATGAATCCATTATACAG gGAGAGTTTGCAGCAAATGTTGCACCAAAATCAACGTGTGGTAGATAATCCAGTATATCTGTGTGACCTAGGCGCATCGCTGTCTGCTGCAGAACCCGAGGAGCTGCAAAAGATCATGGAGGAAATGGAT ATACCCAAACGTTTGCTGCTTGCTCTGGCTTTGTTAAAAAAAGAGCTTGAATTATCGAAGTTGCAGCAGAAAATCGGCCGTGAAGTCGAGGAGAAGGTAAAACAGCAACATCGCAAATATATACTCCAAGAACAGCTTAAAGTGATTAAGAAAGAATTGGGTATAGAAAAAGATGATAAGGATGCGATTGGCGAGAAATATCGTGAGAAATTAAAAGACAAAACTGTGCCTGAAAATGTTATGACTGTTATTGATGAGGAATTGAACAAGCTGAATTTCTTGGAGAGCCACAGTTCAGAATTCAA tGTTACACGTAACTACCTAGACTGGTTAACCTCTCTACCATGGGGTGTTACCAGCACAGAAAATTTGAGTTTGGAACAGGCACAGGATATTTTGGATCATGATCACTACGGCATGGAAGATATTAAAAAACGTATTTTGGAATTTATTGCTGTGAGTCATTTGAAGGGCAGCACACAGGGTAAAATTCTCTGCTTCCATGGACCACCTGGTGTCGGCAAAACGAGCATAG CACGCTCAATTGCACGCGCTTTAAATCGTGAATATTTCCGCTTCAGTGTTGGCGGCATGACTGACGTTGCTGAAATAAAAGGTCACCGGCGCACATATGTAGGCGCCATGCCCGGTAAACTTATACAATGTTTAAAGAAGACAAAGACTGAGAATCCTTTGGTGCTTATCGATGAAGTAGACAAAATTGGCAA AGGCTACCAGGGCGACCCTAGTTCTGCTTTGCTTGAACTGCTTGATCCCGAACAAAATGCCAATTTTCTCGATCATTACCTAGATGTGCCCGTCGATCTATCTCATGTACTCTTCATTTGCACAGCAAACGTTATAGATACCATACCCGAGCCGTTGCGCGATCGTATGGAACTAATTGAGATGTCCGGCTATGTCGCCGAAGAGAAAATGGCAATTGCGCGTCAATATCTGATACCGCAAGCGATGCGAGACTGTGGCATTACTGGCGAACATATAGACATTGAAGACGATTCGTTGAAAACGCTGATTCGAAGCTATTGCCGCGAATCGGGTGTACGAAATTTGCAAAAACACATCGAAAAA attgtaCGTAAGGTGGCATACCGCTTTGTGAAAAAAGAAGGCTCACACTTCACGATAACCGCCGATAATCTAACCACGTTCCTTGGCAAACATATATTCTCATCAGATCGTATGTACGAAGATACACCACCTGGCGTTGTTATGGGTCTGGCATGGACCGCTATGGGTGGCTCTTCGCTGTACATTGAAACAGCTTCGCGCAGGGCTAGCAAGCTCGTAAAAGACGATGACGCTGGTGGTTCAATACACTTAACGGGTAACCTTGGTACTGTAATGAAGGAATCGGCACAAATTGCGCTAACCGTGGCGCGAAATTATCTGCGTTCTAAGAATGAAGATAATACTTTCTTAGAGAAAGG CCATATACATTTGCACGTGCCGGAAGGATCCACACCCAAGGATGGTCCCAGCGCCGGTGTTACTATAGTTACAGCGCTGATATCATTGGCAACAAATCGCCCGGTGCGACAGAATCTAGCAATGACCGGTGAGGTGTCGCTCAAAGGCAGAGTACTGCCCGTAGGTGGCATTAAAGAGAAGACGATTGCC gCGAAACGCTCAGGCATCACATGCATAATACTACCCGAAGAAAATAAGAAAGATTTTGCTGAATTACCCGCCTACATAACCGATGGCATTGAAGCACACTTCGCCACAAGCTACGaagatgtatataaaattgcttttccCAATTAG